One Stigmatopora nigra isolate UIUO_SnigA chromosome 1, RoL_Snig_1.1, whole genome shotgun sequence DNA segment encodes these proteins:
- the LOC144214328 gene encoding forkhead box protein L2-like → MVDSNQHYDPKIPVVGFQMDTETRPPYSYVALIAMAIKHSARERQTVSEIYDYISSNFPFYQLHQTGWKNSVRHNLSINDCFIKIPKETSRGRKGHQWTLHPAFEDMYEAGDLRRRRRDRTRPERRHFSPATVSYSTPPYASPDWFNGAQPGYYSVNSFPQNDHHGFVNSPPVSPYLTPPYFSSVHGPAFHQPPVLAPEAWNYYGVMGPNMAAVMGPNMAAAVSPNMASVASVEMRY, encoded by the coding sequence ATGGTGGACTCGAACCAGCACTACGACCCCAAAATCCCCGTCGTGGGTTTTCAAATGGACACAGAGACGAGACCGCCATATTCGTACGTGGCCCTCATTGCCATGGCCATTAAACACAGCGCCCGCGAGAGGCAAACCGTCAGCGAGATTTACGACTACATCTCCTCCAACTTTCCATTTTACCAGCTTCACCAAACCGGCTGGAAAAACAGCGTTCGGCATAATTTGTCTATAAATGACTGTTTTATCAAAATCCCGAAGGAAACCTCGCGTGGAAGAAAGGGCCATCAATGGACGCTGCACCCGGCTTTCGAAGACATGTACGAAGCGGGCGACTTACGACGCCGTCGTCGAGACCGAACCAGGCCGGAAAGGAGACACTTTAGCCCGGCCACTGTGAGCTACTCGACGCCGCCCTATGCTAGCCCCGACTGGTTCAACGGAGCACAACCGGGCTATTACAGCGTGAATTCGTTTCCGCAAAACGACCACCACGGTTTCGTCAACTCGCCCCCGGTGAGTCCTTACCTGACGCCGCCATACTTCAGCTCCGTCCACGGGCCCGCCTTCCATCAACCGCCGGTTTTGGCGCCAGAGGCCTGGAACTATTATGGCGTCATGGGCCCCAACATGGCTGCCGTCATGGGCCCCAACATGGCTGCCGCCGTTAGCCCCAACATGGCTTCCGTCGCGTCGGTGGAGATGAGATACTAG
- the LOC144214170 gene encoding uncharacterized protein LOC144214170 produces MRSHIEKKPLSCSVCGKTFPKKAKLEMHSRTHTGEKPFACSVCGRRFTRKGHLDGHVRIHTGETPFSCSVCGQAFTHQINLMNHARTHTDAKPFSCLVCGKAFSRKQHLNCHAITHTGEKPFSCSVCGQKFTRKGSLKKHGMTHTGEKPFSCSVCGQKFTRKGSLKKHGMTHTGEKTFSCSVCGKAFSLKNLLKDHTRTHTVERPFSCSVCGKTFKERGTLNIHTRTHTGEKPFTCSVCGQRFTRKGSLNVHARIHTGEKPFACSVCSETFSLKGHLVAHTRIHTGEKPFVCSVCGQTFKEKGSLNTHVRTHTNEKPFPCSVCGKAFSLKHQLEGHTKTHTGEKPFPCTVCGQSFSRKGNLKTHIRTHTGEKPFSCSVCGRVFSHKQNLKIHTKSHTDEKPFSCSVCGKTFKEKGILNIHTRIHTGEKPFSCSVCGKTFTLKSGFQIHKRTHTGEKEKPFSCTVCGQTFTHNESLKRHIMIHTGQKPFSCSVCGRRFIRKLRLIIHARTHTGEKPFSCSVCDKAFSQKQDLLMHTISHTS; encoded by the coding sequence ATGAGGAGCCACATTGAGAAGAAACCAttatcatgttcagtttgtggtaaaacatttccaAAGAAGGCAAAATTGGAAATGCActcaagaacacacacaggtgaaaaaccatttgcgtgctcagtttgtggtcgaagaTTCACACGGAAGGGACACTTAGATGGTCATGTaagaatacacacaggtgaaacgccattttcatgttcagtttgtggccaAGCATTCACACACCAGATAAACTTAATGaatcatgcaagaacacacactgatgcaaaaccattttcatgtttagTTTGCGGCAAAGCCTTTTCTCGAAAACAACACTTAAATTGTCATGCAataacacacacaggtgaaaagccattttcgtgttcagtttgtggtcaaaaatTCACACGGAaaggaagcttaaaaaaacacggaatgacccacactggtgaaaaaccattttcgtgttcagtttgtggtcaaaaatTCACACGGaagggaagtttaaaaaaacacggAATGACccatactggtgaaaaaacattttcatgttcagtttgtggtaaagccttttctctaaAGAACCTTTTAAAAgaccacacaagaacccacactgtcGAAagaccattttcgtgttcagtttgtggtaaaacattcaaAGAGAGGGGAACCTTAAATATTcatacaagaacccacacaggtgaaaaaccatttacatgttcagtttgtggtcaaagattcacacggaaAGGAAGCTTAAATGTTCATGcaagaatccacactggtgaaaaaccatttgccTGCTCAGTTTGTAGTGAAACCTTTTCTCTAAAGGGCCACTTAGTAGCCcacacaagaatccacactggcgaaaaaccatttgtgtgctcagtttgtggtcaaacattcaaagagaagggaagcttaaatacTCATGTAAGAACACATACCAATGAGAAACCATTTccatgttcagtttgcggtaaagccttttctctaaAGCACCAATTAGAAGgacacacaaaaacccacactggtgaaaaaccatttccgtgtacagtttgtggtcaaTCATTTTCACgcaagggaaatttaaaaacccacataagaacccacacaggtgaaaaaccattttcgtgttcagtttgcggtagaGTTTTTTCTCAcaagcaaaatttaaaaattcacacaaaaagcCACACtgatgaaaaaccattttcgtgctcagtttgtggtaaaacattcaaAGAGAAGGGAATCTTAAATATTCATACAAGaatacacactggtgaaaaaccattttcgtgttcagtttgcggtaaaaCCTTTACTCTAAAGTCAGGTTTTCAAATACAcaaaagaacccacacaggggagaaagagaaaccattttcgtgcacagtttgtggtcaaacattcacacacaatgaaagcttaaaaagacacataATGATCCACACTGgtcaaaaaccattttcgtgttcagtttgtggtcgaagaTTTATACGGAAGCTGCGCTTAATTattcatgcaagaacccacacaggtgaaaaaccattttcgtgttcagtttgcgataaagccttttctcaaaagcaagaTTTACTAATGCACACCATAAGCCACACTAGttaa